From a single Ignavibacteria bacterium genomic region:
- a CDS encoding ester cyclase, translated as MSVQDNKSIVRNIYESYNRRDFNAAVKNVDSAGILTNIPANMTYKGPEGFKQFMKNWDEAFPDSKCEIKNIEAAEDFAICEFRGVGTHKGTLRTPDGDIQATGKHVDVPFCDVYHFKNGKIISSSSYYDVATFMKQLGVLTEQKMHA; from the coding sequence ATGTCTGTACAGGATAATAAATCTATCGTCCGCAATATATATGAATCCTATAACCGCAGGGATTTTAACGCCGCGGTTAAAAATGTGGATTCAGCAGGTATACTTACCAACATACCCGCCAATATGACATACAAGGGACCCGAGGGCTTCAAACAATTCATGAAAAATTGGGATGAGGCTTTCCCCGATTCAAAATGCGAGATTAAAAATATTGAAGCCGCAGAGGATTTTGCTATATGCGAATTCCGCGGCGTAGGTACGCACAAAGGCACTCTCAGAACTCCCGATGGCGATATTCAGGCCACCGGCAAACACGTGGATGTTCCGTTCTGCGACGTATACCACTTCAAAAACGGGAAAATAATCAGCTCAAGCAGCTATTATGACGTGGCGACTTTCATGAAACAGCTTGGAGTTCTTACCGAGCAGAAAATGCACG